A segment of the Streptomyces sp. XD-27 genome:
GCAAGTCCGGCCGCCTCATCGGCAACCTCACCGGCCTCCTGGCGACGCTCAAGGCGCTGCCGCTGGCGTACAACCGGGACCTCCAGGAGGACAAGGAGCCGGTCTTCGACTCCTGCGACCAACTGGAGGTGCTGCTCCCGGCGTTCACCGGCATGATGGCGACGCTGACCGTCAACCGCGACCGGATGGAGGAGCTGGCCCCGGCGGGCTTCTCGCTGGCCACCGACATCGCCGAGTGGCTGGTCAAGCAGGGCGTGCCGTTCCGGGTCGCCCACGAGGTGGCGGGGGAGTGCGTCAAGGAGTGCGAGGCGCACGGGATCGAGCTCGACCAGCTGACGGACGAGCAGTTCGCGAAGATCTCCCCGCACCTGACCCCCGAGGTCCGTACGGTCCTGAACGTGCCCGGCGCGCTGGCCGCCCGCAGCGGGCGCGGCGGCACCGCGCCGTCCGCGGTCGCCGTCCAGCTCGCGGAGGTCAAGACGGACCTGGTCGTGCAGCGGCAGTGGGCGGACGCCAAGCGCTGACCAGGGCGGAGGGGGCCCGCCTGACCGGCCTCACCACGAAGAAGCCAGCCCGGTGCCGCTCCAGCGGCGCCGGGCTGGCTTCGCGTCTCCACCCTCCCGGATGAGACATTGATGTCTCATCCGGGTTATGTTTGTCTCATGTCTGTTGATCGTGCCCACGTGCTCCGGGAAGCCGCCGCGCTGCTCACCCGTAAATCGACCGCGTCCATGGACGAGATCGCCAGAGCCGCCGGCATCAGCCGCGCCACCCTCCACCGGCACTTCGCCGGCCGCGACGCGCTGATCCGCGCCCTGGAGGAGCTGGGCATCGAGCAGTTCGAAGGGGCGCTGGACGCTGCCCGACTGGAGGAGGGCGACGCTGTCGACGCGTTGCGCCGACTGGTCGCGGCCGCGCGCCCGGTCTCCGGGTTCCTCGCCTTCCTCTACACCGAGAACCAGCTCTTCGAGGGCGAGGAGATCAACGCGGGCTGGGCCCGGCTGGACGCGCGCGTGGGCGCCCTCTTCCGGCGCGGTCAGGAGGAGGGCGTGCTGCGCATCGACCTGACCCCGGCCTGGCTGACCGAGGCGTTGTACGGGCTGATCGCGGCGGCCGCCTGGGCGGTCCACGACGGACGGCTCGCCACCAAGGACATGGACTACATGATCGCCGAGCTGCTGCTCGGCGGAGCGCGGAGGAGTGCCGGGCGATGAGCGCCAAGCTGACCGAACGGGAAGCCGCCCCCCAGCTGCGGCCCGGACGGTGGCTCGCCCTCGCCGTCCTGGTGCTCGCCGTCCTGCTGGTCGCCGTGGACGCGACCGTGCTGGGCCTGGCCACCCCGTACCTGAGCGAGGATCTGCGCCCCTCCAGCACCCAGCTGCTGTGGATAGGCGACGTCTACTCCTTCGTCATCGCCGGACTGCTGGTCTCCATGGGCAGCCTCGGCGACCGCGTCGGCCGCAAGAAGCTGCTGCTCTGGGGCTCGGTCGCGTTCGGTGCCGTCTCCGTGCTCAACGCCTACGCCGACAGCCCCGAGATGATGATCGCCGCCCGGGCCCTGCTGGGCGTGGCCGGTGCGACGCTCATGCCCGCCACCCTCGCCCTGATCCGCAACCTCTTCCACGACCCGCGGGAGCGCAGCCTCGCCGTCGGCATCTGGGGCGCGACCGCCTCGGCCGGTGCCGCGGTCGGCCCGGTCGTCGGCGGGTTCCTGCTGGAGCACTTCTGGTGGGGGTCGGTGTTCCTCATCAACCTGCCGGTGATGGCGGTCCTCGTCCTCGTCGGCGTCCGGCTGCTGCCCGAGTCGCGCGACCCCGCGCCCGGCCCCTGGGACCTGCTCAGTGTGGCGCTGTCCCTGGTCGGCGTGGTCGCCGTGGTCTACGGCGTGAAGGAGGCGGCGGCCTACGGGATGCGCTGGGACGTCGCGGCGGCGGGTGCGGTCGGCGCGGGCGCCCTGCTGTGGTTCGTACGGCGGCAGCTCACCCTCCCCGTACCGCTGCTGGACATGCGGCTGTTCCGGCACCGCGGCTTCTCCGGGGCGATCCTGGCGGACCTGCTCACGATCCTCGGGCTCTCCGGCCTGATCTTCTTCCTCTCCCAGTTCCTGCAACTGGTGCAGGGCCGCGAGCCACTGGAGGCGGGGCTCGCCGAACTGCCCGCCGCCATCGGAGCGGTGACGGCCGGGCTGGTGGCGGGGACGGCGGCCCGCCGGTTCTCGGTGCGGGCCGTGGTCGCCGGCGGACTGGCGGCGGTCGGCCTCGCCCTCGCCGCGCTGGCCTGGCTGGAGACCGGCACCGGCTATCCGGTGCTCGGTTCGGTCCTGCTGGTCGTCGGCGTCGGCGCGGGCTTCTCCTTCACCGTCACCGCGGACGTCATCCTCTCCAGTGTGCCCAAGGAGCAGGCCGGTGCCGCCTCCGCGGTGTCGGAGACCGCGTAC
Coding sequences within it:
- a CDS encoding MFS transporter, giving the protein MSAKLTEREAAPQLRPGRWLALAVLVLAVLLVAVDATVLGLATPYLSEDLRPSSTQLLWIGDVYSFVIAGLLVSMGSLGDRVGRKKLLLWGSVAFGAVSVLNAYADSPEMMIAARALLGVAGATLMPATLALIRNLFHDPRERSLAVGIWGATASAGAAVGPVVGGFLLEHFWWGSVFLINLPVMAVLVLVGVRLLPESRDPAPGPWDLLSVALSLVGVVAVVYGVKEAAAYGMRWDVAAAGAVGAGALLWFVRRQLTLPVPLLDMRLFRHRGFSGAILADLLTILGLSGLIFFLSQFLQLVQGREPLEAGLAELPAAIGAVTAGLVAGTAARRFSVRAVVAGGLAAVGLALAALAWLETGTGYPVLGSVLLVVGVGAGFSFTVTADVILSSVPKEQAGAASAVSETAYELGAALGIAVLGSIVTGVYRDFTVPAGAAGVTGDAHDSLGGAVESSAGLPAPVAADLLDSAREAFVEGLRSAAVVGASVLLVAAVAAWFLLRGQRLADSAHEE
- a CDS encoding TetR/AcrR family transcriptional regulator; the protein is MSVDRAHVLREAAALLTRKSTASMDEIARAAGISRATLHRHFAGRDALIRALEELGIEQFEGALDAARLEEGDAVDALRRLVAAARPVSGFLAFLYTENQLFEGEEINAGWARLDARVGALFRRGQEEGVLRIDLTPAWLTEALYGLIAAAAWAVHDGRLATKDMDYMIAELLLGGARRSAGR